The following are encoded in a window of Nitrospirota bacterium genomic DNA:
- a CDS encoding LptF/LptG family permease codes for MKIRIYTIHKEMLKELVLTFLLSLIALNFILIMEKILRLSRLLSVVGASLFDMLKIILYLQPPMLILTLPMSLLMSTLLTYGRLNTDNEIVILRASGMTFKGIAAPVFILGISCFLTGMLVSFYLGPVSMIKLRETISNVITTRAPAAIEEGVFTTLFKDIVLFVKEKPEADRMREIFIYDERNKKEPKVVTAKEGRISAVDGIDIAFYLKDGYMQIARGGSSTEFFFAGYHLSLNLNTEQPAKKNSELTPLELLRETNNLSQQQAVPFFLELHRRLSLPSVCLILMLLGPPLSLFAGKSGRLGGLTLGLFIFAVFYVLLIYGENLARAGKMPHYIAAWSPTIILGLFSIGVFKREAKR; via the coding sequence ATGAAAATAAGAATTTATACAATACACAAGGAGATGCTCAAGGAGCTGGTCCTTACATTTCTTTTAAGCCTCATCGCTCTCAATTTTATTCTTATAATGGAAAAGATACTCAGGCTGAGCAGACTGCTTTCCGTTGTAGGCGCATCTCTTTTTGATATGTTGAAAATAATACTGTATCTCCAGCCTCCGATGTTGATTCTAACACTGCCGATGTCTCTTTTAATGTCAACTCTCCTTACTTATGGCAGACTAAATACCGACAATGAGATAGTGATACTCAGGGCCAGCGGGATGACGTTTAAGGGAATAGCAGCGCCTGTGTTTATTCTTGGGATAAGTTGTTTTCTCACAGGCATGCTTGTGAGCTTTTATCTGGGCCCTGTCAGCATGATAAAGCTGAGAGAAACGATTTCAAATGTTATAACGACAAGGGCTCCTGCTGCGATAGAAGAGGGAGTTTTTACCACCCTGTTTAAGGATATTGTGCTGTTTGTGAAGGAAAAACCTGAGGCAGACAGGATGCGTGAGATATTCATATATGATGAGAGAAATAAGAAAGAGCCGAAAGTTGTGACTGCAAAGGAAGGCAGGATTTCCGCTGTGGATGGTATTGACATTGCATTCTATTTAAAGGACGGATATATGCAGATTGCAAGAGGCGGAAGTTCAACAGAGTTTTTCTTTGCCGGGTATCATCTGTCTTTAAACCTAAACACAGAACAGCCGGCGAAGAAAAACAGTGAACTTACGCCATTAGAGCTTTTGCGCGAGACGAACAACCTGTCGCAGCAGCAGGCAGTGCCTTTCTTCCTTGAACTGCACAGAAGACTCTCCCTGCCCTCTGTATGTCTGATACTCATGCTGCTGGGCCCGCCACTGTCTCTGTTTGCAGGGAAATCAGGCAGGCTTGGCGGCCTTACGCTTGGACTTTTTATATTTGCTGTTTTTTATGTGTTACTCATCTACGGGGAAAATCTTGCAAGGGCAGGGAAGATGCCTCACTATATTGCAGCATGGAGCCCGACAATTATCCTTGGGCTTTTCTCAATCGGTGTGTTTAAAAGAGAGGCTAAGAGGTAG